TATAAACATACAAGTTATTTTCATATAGTAGCAAAATTGGTTCTTGTGAGAGCTAGATTTTTTATTAGAGTATCAATGCCCATACTACAATACAACTCCATGACACTCATTAGAGGTGTGAGAGGGCACACCAGCACTATCTAATGTCCTTCAATCAAACATCAGTGGAACTCAGCATTCAAGGGTATCCCCAAAGTGCCAAAGTGTAGCCTAGAAGTTGGAAAATCTGACCACTGTGTTTCTTGACTGAATCCCGAACTGACAAGGTGACAAATCTGTTGTTCAGTCCCTGTGTTTTCTCCCAtgttgttgctgaaaataaaatgtgtttttaactgtCGAAATAAGTCGCAGtgaccctaacccattttaataaCCAATATGGTAAAAGGGAATTGACAGTGTGTGCATCTTCTCTCCCCAGGGAGATAGTGGAGGTCCTCTGGTGTGTCAGGATGAGAACGTGTGGAGACTGGTAGGTGTGGTTAGCTGGGGAACAGGCTGTGCTGAACCCAACCACCCTGGAGTATACACCAAGGTGGCTGAGTTTCTTGGTTGGATCTATCACATGATTGAGGTAATTTTCGACTAACTCTCCCATTGCTTAGGGATATGCATTGATTTAGATATACCACATCTGGTGTGGAGTTCTTGCCATGGCGTAGTACTATATTTCAAATTTGTTGActtttgagaagaaaaaaaatgtctcCATCTGCAGAGCTACTGAGGCGGAAGACGACGAAGACAGGATGATCAGGGAAACTTGTGTAGGACAAAAACACAAGATTAGCACAACATGCTACTGACATTCTTCCTCCTGTACTGTACTGTGATGTTACCTCCGTATAACTGCCATTATCTGCCATTTATTGCATGAATGCAAACATTATTTAACGGTAGGAATCCTTTTATACTATACATGTTGTCATGAATTGTATCTTTAGACCATGAGTTTGGACGTATTTATATCATACATTTGTCTTGTATTGGAACAAAATTATTCTTAATTCCTTAACATGTCCTTTATATAGGGTGCTCTAAATAAATTTCGTTCAGAAATACAAATTAACGCCTCTCTTCTGTCAGTAGAGGGTAGGCATGTACCATCTTGTTTCGTTTCCATAGTAACGTTTTGACAACATTTAGCAGTACAGTAACGTTAGAACAAGGTTCACTAGAACTCGAAGCGAACAGATTTACTGTGAGTATATTTCCATGTGGTTTGTGTTAAATTGATAACAAGCtcctattttctatttaattaacATCGTTCTTAACAAATATGTACACTGTATTAAAGGAAGACATTGATGTTGTAACGTGGGACCCTACTTTCACGCTGTATTTACGTTAGTTATCTAATTTAACTCTGCCTATCCCGGCCTGGATTCCTTAGGAATCTCTCTCCAGCGGTAATAATAAATTAACGTTGGCCAGTTTCAATATCCTAGCCATTGCATAATTTGATGCAAATTATGGTCTGATTCTAGCTATGTGCTAGCTCGTATTTAATCATCTTCTTAGACTGGGAGTACCTGATGAGGGGGCTAAATTCCTCTGAATTAAATCCCACAGGCTTaggtaaaatacatatttttcagagTTATGTCTTCCCTGGGGTGTCAAGTTAACATTGCTGCAAAGGACATTTTGCAGCCGGTCAACCAGTTCTGGTCCATGTTGGACGACCTGTCTCAGAATGACCCTCAAAGCTACCAGATGTTCATGAAGAAACAGATGAAGCAGGGAGCTGATTATTTTTCACCACCTCAGCCAGACTGCTGCATATGCACCGATCTACTGGTACCACAAAATGTCTTGCTGCCACAGCTACATCCAcaatagctagctacagttaatATATTCAAAGCACTCACACTTGCAACACTGCCTGGCCTAGATAGAAATGCCATACAAGCTTGTTGTTAAAGGAGAATAATGGTTCATAATATGATTTATTTGCAGTGGCTTTATGACTCAGTAATGCTCAATAATAGAGTTTGAACAATGCTGTATATTTTGTGTTAGGAGCCAAAGAAAGGGTTGCTGTACATCAATGTGTGTGGCTGGAACTGCGTCCCTGCTCCTGTGAATGAGAACAAGCCTGTCCCTGTTTTAGGAGGGCGACTGGAAACAGACACTAATGAAGGAGGAGGTACTAGGAACCACTGTTGTTATGCAGAAGCAGGACACAAACCTGTATTACTAACAGTATTCTCCCAATAGtttgctggacaaacaagtgaATTAACCAATTACTGTCTACTAAAGCTCAATTTCTGTTATATCCTATAATGTAAAAGCCCTGGAGTTAATCATAGGTAGGAGACGATGAAAAGCAGAAATGGTTTGGTACTCTTGGACTCTCAGAATATTGCTGCTCTAGATTATGTGCaaacaaatacagctccggaaaaaattaagagaccactgcagttgaaatggaaagttttgagtgaggaacagaagcgttcaatatgcagtggtctgttaattttaacccttctgttcctcactcaaaaccttccttttttacttttttggaaaggaaagtaaaaggtgctgtggtctcttaatttttccggagctgcatTGTTCATAATAAAATTGCAAATCATATATTTTGTGTTATAGTTAGGGTTTTctcaattaacattttataaaattatattttaatagaaATGCCTTTGAGGTGTAAAtgataaaagaaaaaattaacatAGGGATTTCCCTATTATATAAAATAAGACATGACAAATAAGACATTGAGTGTAGATATTTACTAATGCGTCATGGTTTTGTAACTCAATTTGCTACAGACATGTTAAAACTACTATGGATGCCATTCCTGTCTCAAATGTCTTTACATTTTGTCATGTCTGACACTCAATTTCTTGGATTATAATTACTTACATactattaataaataataatgaattaggATTCCCCCTCCCCCACTTATCCAAGTAAAATACTAGTTTTAATGGGattgttatacattttcttagtgtgaaataaaatgtatgtacattatatatatatatatatatatatatatatatatatatatatatatatatatatatatatatatatatatatatatatatatatatatatatataatgtatatacattatttatatggAAATATCTCCAGCCTTTGAATTAATAGTTAAAGTAATACTTTCCCTTTAGGCcaaaaatgacatttatacTTTCATATCCTGAATGTTTTTTGGCATACTTCAAACAGGATTCATGTTGGGCTTTCTTGACTAATGTCTTCCTTCACCCTACCTTACAGGGCAGATTTGCTAGGGGTAGTTGTCATATACATACTTTCACCAGCCTTGGTCTTAAAAGCCTCTAGCTCTGAAAGTTGCtgttggtagcctctctgataACTCATCCACTTTGGAgtgacagtcagtcagacagggcATTGGTGGTGCCATGCACCTTCCACTACTTTAGGGGTTTTCAAAGCCTTTGAAATCTATTCATACTCGTCCCCCAATTTGTCTTTCCTCCTTGGTGCTCATGGTTGAGCATTTGCTTTTTAATTCACCACCCCACTGAAGAAACCTACCTAAGTTGCTGAGGCCTGgggtggtgcagtggtctaatcAGCTTACTCTTGTGCACATGTGCTACTGCAGCAACAGTTCTGGCTCAGTGCTCTTTCCACAACAAACTCTCTCCTCattctttcaccactttcctgtccaataaagtagaaaatgccagaaaatatatctttaaaataACTGCTGAATCTTTCAACAGTGGAGTATGTGGTGTAGATAAGTGGGGAAAACATTCAAATTTAAATGCAAGAAACTTGGAGGCACTGACATGACAAAATGTGATAAAGTTCAAGTGGGTGTTTTATAGGAACTGTACCATTTGGACAGCTTACTGCTTTAACAAGAAGACTAATCCATACTTAGAAGCAAACTTACAAAAGTAAAAATAcaaacgtttttttttgttacttaTCTTGctaaatatgtttttccatgtgtgaaaatgtttacGCAAATATGCTGGACTGTACATGGCACTACGCACATGTGATTATACATAGGCTTACTGAATGTGCTTTATTATAAAGCATTTTCATCCCATCACCCACAACTCAAAACATCTTCCCGGTCCACACGTGTACAGACAGTTACAGTGTAGTGGATGTGGCTTTTAGCCCTGCGCTACTGCAGcaggcacagagagacaggatggaGAAAGACCAGATCCACTTGTTAGCCATGCGCTTCATCCAGCAGCagcatggtgtgtgtctgtcccatCGGTACACCGTCAGCAGCTGGAAGCTGAAGGGCAGCCTGGAGGACATGCATCGTCGTCTggcatctctgaaacagcaaTACCCTACCACCAACACAGGTAAGGCCTCTATGTAACTAGTCTATGAACTAGTCTGTAAAATGTCTACAGTATTAATTacttcaaatatgttttagtttttataaATAGGGTATGTTAGAAAAACGGCTTTGCTGTGTTGGAATTATTTGGGCCTATTCTGACGACTGGATGATGTGGACACTTAAAAATATTGAATTGAGTTAACCTCTGATTGACCAGCCGATCGGCCAAAGTATTAAGTCACACTCCATTGCAATTGTCTATTTGAGATGaatctttgaaatgtttttctctcagTTGTATGTTGTGTACTTAGTGCTGAATATGACGAGTCAACAACATTAGCTGATGATTTGCCATGTATTCATTTAAGTCTCCCAGACCCCAGCTTCCCTCCTGCAGCAGATCGCCTCGCTGCATAAAGAAGACAGTGATGACAGCACACCTGTGACTTTCTCTACACCTGACAAGCATACCTCTGGGCCAGTGGAGCAAAGCAAGAAGAACCTGATCCAGGTGATCTCCAGCACTGTTACATCCCAGCCCCAAAGACCGCAGCACCAGCTTATTGTCAACTCTGATGCCAGTGGCCACTCTCGGAGCCTAGAGCTGTCTGTGGATTTACCAAAGGTTCAGTCCATTGCAGAATGCCATCTCAGCATTTCCCAGGTTAGGAACAAAACCTACTTGCATTTACCTTTCCCTATGCTTTGAATAAAGACCTTTGACTGATGGATGTTTGTGATGTTTATCCTTTATGTGGTCTTGTGGGTCTAATAGTGTGCGTTTTCTCTGTAGGATGATGTATTACTAGAAGTGCTGGATTTGTACCATCTACACCTGGTGTTGCCTGAGGCTGTAAATGAGGAATCTGCCTCTGCTACGTTCAACAAGAAGAAACAGACATTACGTTTGCATGTGTCTATACTCTAGTGTCAGTACTGACAAGATAAAAAAATACTCTGAGCTTAGTCGAAAAGGAACTTGAAGCGTCCATTTTTCAAGGTTACAGTAACTTCAACTTAATTGCTATTTTTCCCTGAATACTGAACGTGGGTTTTTTAGCTCTGTTATGTTAAGttactgaaaacacacagaatATTAATTACAAGACAAATGGGGAAAATGTGGTTTTATTGTCATTCTGAAGAGATAATTCCATCTGATTTAATTCACTTTTTTCTGATTTTATGTTGGGACCAGAAAGATAGTCTATCTAAAAGAATTTGAATAAAGTGTTATTCACATAAAGTTGCTTTTTAAGTGGTCCTTTACTTGTGAAATGtatctgatttaaaaaatatattgaatgaaAAATAGCACAAATATACAccatatattaatatatttatttattatattataattaacGTTTctaccttttttatttaaatcagaTTGAACTGCAAAAAAATCTACATATATCTCAGGATTTTCATAGTGTGCACTTTAGGTACCCTTTTGGTGAGGACAATAACGGGTTATTAGATAAGTATTTACTATAAACAGTTCTGGCATGTCAAAACTTTGATGGTCAATATTGTAGAACAGCTGAGCAATTAAAACCTTATAGTTCCAAGGTCACAATCCGTTGTAGCCAAGACCCTATTTCACATCATCTGTGTGCAAGAATGCAAGGTGTCATGTTTTGCCAGACAAATCCACTAAACAGGAATACAATCAATAATGGACTGAGAACACAATAAGGGAGCAATAAGGGTGTACTGCCTTACGCAGGGATTGGACAACAGATTTGtctaaacaaatgtaaatgtaaggaatgaatacattttttttgagGGACTGGATcagagggaaaaaagaaaaaacacagttCCAACATTTGGAATTTATCAATTCACTAATGATTCACGAGAACAACCAAAAACACAAATTCACGTATTATAAACCCTTCTTTTCAGTACTGTGCTTCGGGTCGTTGttgacccagccacgacccatcttcaatactcttactgagggaaggaggttgttggccaagatctcgcgatacatggccccatccatcctcccctcaatacggtgcagtcatcctgtcccctttgcagaaaagcatccccaaagaatgatttttccacctccatgcttcacggttgggatggtgttcttggggttgtactcatccttctccttcctccaaacatggcgagtggagtttagaccaaaaagctctacttttgtctcattagaccacatgaccttctcccattcctcctctggatcatccagatggtcactggcaaacttcagatgggcctggacatgcgctggcttgagcagggggaccttgagtgcgctgcaggattttaatccatgacggcgtagttggttactaatggttttctttgaggctgtggtcccagctctcttcaggtcattgaccaggtcctgccattcatctgggctgatccctcaccttcctcatgatcattgatgccccatgaggtgagatcttgcatggagccccagaccaagggagattgaccgtcatcttgaacttccattttctaataattgcaccaacagttgttgccttctcaccatgctgcttgcctattgtcctgtaggccatcccagccttgtgcaggtctacaattttatctctgatgtccttacacagctctctggtcttggccattgtggagcggttggagtctgtttgattgagtgtgtggacaggtgtcttttatacaggtaacaagttcaaacaggtgcagttaatacaggtaatgagtggagaacaggagggcttcttacagaaaaactaacaggtctgttagagacggaattcttactggttggtaggtgatcaaatacttatgtcatgcaataaaatgcaaattaattattttaaatcttacaatgtgattttctggatttatgttttagattccgtctctcacagttgaagtgtacctatgatcaaaattacagacctctacatgctttgtaagtaggaaaacctgcaaaatcggcagcgtatccaatacttgttttccccactgtataggccAGCTTGATAATGATTTACATGAACTGCATGTCTGGGAAATAATTCACACATAGTCATTTATCATGCAGTAATTcatgtttattaaaacaaaattgtattgTATATAGGACAAATTCATCACTCTTATTTTGTAATTACAACTTGTATTTCAAACAGTAACTGTAAGTAAAATGTTCaggaaagacacatttttaaaactatggttttgaaataataataaatagattGGTCCTTGTTGTCATAATATCTATCTCTGTTGGGTCTCTGAATACTGACAGGGTTTTATGGCATCGTAGAACAGTGGTCACAGTCTGAGGTTAGTGGTTCCCTCTATGGTTGGTTGATTCCCagttccttctctctccctggtcTTCCTCCACCCAAGCCACTATCTTCCCTTCCCAGCCAGGCACTAGGGCGCCATCCTGGAATACCTGCAGACACCAGAAACACAAATAAAGTTTTTACCATATTTTTAGGCTATATAGGGATTTACTACATTAACttagcatgtaaaaaaaaaaaatagtttattGTTCTGAAGGGATACATCAGTTGAAGAAGCTAATGAGGGattaatatttcaaatacattcatCAAGTCATGCATACTGTTGATTTGAATGTcccaaaaataaatctgtttgaAAATCTATGATAGAGCCAAAAAGATCCTAGAAAGACGAATGGAAATCCTTTTGCCGACTAGAGGTGTGCTTTGCATTTAGAGACTCAAAATAACATAATTGCTGCCAAGGGTTTTTCTGATACGGATTAATTTAAGGGAGTGAATACGTTTGTAATCATAGTTAAATTGTTGGGTATatcttttacaaatatttttcttccacttttacattacaaaatagTGTATGGAGGACTTTAACAAACAAAATCCCATTTAAATACATGCATAATTATACTTTAGCGCAAAAAAACGTAAAGAACAAAGGAGGGGTGAATAATTATCTAGTAATATTAGAATAGGGTGTCCTAATGTTATAACGAGGACTCGTGAGGGAGACGCACGCTCTCTCCCTCGGCGTGGTGTTCGGTGTGCgtcgtcaccggccttctagtcacgccgctcctcctcccacagcactgtcatgtcttgtcattgcacgcacctggtgtccattccctcatgaggtaacctatattagttcctgtgttcctgggcgtctttgtgaggtattgttctatgtttggtgtggtaaattgtttcttttttccttGGTACGTGCATTTACTTTGAAtaagaaacaacatttctaCCTGCCTTCCTGTGTTTGGCTCCCTTCCTCGCACACCaccaaaacaacacactgacaaacgTGGTCAAGTGGTCTAAGCCACTGCCTCCAGTTAACATGTTCTTCAACTTCATTCTAAATTAATTTATGGACATTGTTGAGAAAGATATTATTGGGGTGTGGATAGTTATTAAATCTACGATACAACTGATCTATCTCAtacatttagtcatttagtCATTCCCCTCTCAGTGGTAACATCTGACCCTATCTTAATTTAACCCAAAGCTGTAATACAAAGCGTGCCTACCTCCTCCTTTACAGTACCAAACTCTGGGTCGAGGGCTTTGAAGTGGTATCTGAAGCTGCCCTGGCGATCCACCGCTGCCTTGAAGTCTTTCAGAGTTACCTCCCCCAGCCTAACAGTACAGCACAGTCTGTCAGATGGATTGATGTTGTACTGATCtgtgcagagacacacacacatgcacattccCTCACAACGCTAGATACAGACCCACAACACATACGGTACCTCATGGACACACCTGCATGCCTTCACTCACACTGTTGAATATACTCATGCATATACCTTTTATACCattgcaaatacacacatgGAATGGACACCATCAGACCTAAAGAGTGATTCAGGATTTGTACCTCTTAGGGATGTTGACCAGAAACGGAGTGAGTGAGCGATCAGTGAAGTAGAGCACTTTAGTGTAAACTGAAGAGTCCAGGCCAGGGCTACTATGAGAGTGAGCTatttctgaaaaacaaacaataaaacatatactGTGCCAGTCAGAAGTTTGGATATACTTACCCATTCACTGGTACAGTGGGTACATTTTGTTTGGTCACAGTACGATATACCATGGGTTTCAGTTTCTTATGATTCACCATGGGTTTCAGTTTCTTATGATACACCATGCGTTTCAGTTTCTTACGATTCACCATGGTTTTTAGTTTCTTATGATTCACCATGGGTTTCAGTTTCTTATGATACACCATGCGTTTCAGTTTCTTATGATTCACCATGGTTTTTAGTTTCTTATGATACACCATGGGTTTCAGTTTCTTACGATTCACCATGGGTTTCAGTTTTTTACGATTCACCATGGGTTTCAGTTTCTTATGATACACCATGGGTTTCAGTTTCTTTTGACACACCATGGGTTTCAGTTTCTTACGATTCACCATGGGTTTCAGTTTCTTACGATTCACCATGGGTTTCAGTTTCTTACGATTCACCATGGGTTTCAGTTTCTTACGATTCACCATGGGTTTCAGTTTCTTACGATTCATCATGGGTTTCAGTTTCTTACGATTCACCATGGGTTTCAGTTTCCTATGATACACCATGGGTTTCAGTTTCTTATGATACACCATGCGTTTCAGTTTCTTACAATTCACCATGGTTTTCAGTTTCTTATGATACACCATGGGTTTCAGTTTCTTACGATTCACCATGGGTTTCAGTTTCTTACGATTCACCATGGGTTTCAGTTTCTTACGATTCACCATGGGTTTCAGTTTCTTACGATTCACCATGGGTTTCAGTTTCTTACGATTCACCATGGGTTTCAGTTTCTTACGATTCACCATGGGTTTCAGTTTCTTACGATTCACCATGGGTTTCAGTTTCTTACGATTCATCATGGGTTTCAGTTTCCTATGATACACCATGGGTTTCAGTTTCTTCTGATACCCCATGGGTTTCAGTTTCTTACGATACAGCATGAGTTTTTCATCCAGTTTTATTCCCTGAAAAATTCAAACAATCTCACATTTAAAGGCAAAGTGAAAAGTAAAGGCCACCTGAAGCCTGACCTTACAAGTGTTTTATATTACAACTCAACCATCACTTCTCTGCTTCAGCTTTTCAGGGATCCCATTCCAGGTGGAGGGGATGGTAGGAGCAGGTCTTTTACCCATTTTTCCAATTTTATCATATCCAGTTATTTATACTGCCCTATTTTATTGCAACCACTCCCAACAGATTCAGGAGAGTTGCACTTCACAGCAAGCTCATAGGCATGAACCTGCCCCTTGTCCCTTCACCCGAGTCTCCACGTCATGCATAAGGGCAAAATCCAGATGGCGGGATAGTGCATGGTGACCAGGGACGATGCATCTATAATAACCTTGTGGTTAGCTTACTGGCTACAGCTTCAGGCTTCAGCTTCAAACCTCCTAACATAATACTCAGCATAATTTAAATACACAGTCATTTGCATGGAGCAGAATTAACAATGTTGTTGAGAACCAAAGTGTATCTTACTTGAGCTGGGGGGCCACGAGTCTCTGTCGGTGGGGTTGGCTCTACGTCCTGGTGATTTGTACTGGCCCTAAAAGAGGACGGAAACACGGTTACAAAGAAAAGGCCCGTAAGGCATGGTCCTCTGTGTGGGCGTGGTTGCATGTGTGAGTGTACCCCTCTGTCCTGCCTGCGGCGTGTGTCAAGTGTGTGTAGACGGTCCATGAGTCTGGCCACGCCCTGCTCCAGTGTGTCCAGGGTGTGATGCTGAGGGTCATGGCCGGAGAAGCCGTCCCTCAGACAACGCAGGGCTTCCCTTACGAGCTGCAGCTCCTCGCCCTGGAAACACACATAGAATCCTCCACATATTGTTGGTCCACAGCTCCAGAGACGCACTCGCataaaacataaatgaaataGACTTCCTCCCACCAGCTCATGTAAGAAATGTACAAAGGTGTAAACGACGCACCGCTGTGTGTTGGAAGGCTGGGCCAGTAGATGGGCCCATAGAGTTAATGTACCCACTATTATCACTCCTAGATGACTGAAGAAAAAAGGTAATTAACTCTAGCATACTCTGCAAGCAAcagaatttgtgtgtgttttttattttttaaatgagccACATTTAATTTACATTCTGTGGAGTCCAGTGGAAGCAGTTTGAGAATGGCATCATACCCTGTGACTGTCTTCGTCCAGTTTCAGCTGCTGTTGCTGAAGTAGTCTATCCTTTTTACCAACTTGCTGCTGATTTTAAAGACACATCGCTGTGATATCTGTTTCATTTCAACTAGCTACATAATCAAACGCACATGTTGAAACATTGAACATTTTACCTCATATTCACTGAGTAATTTG
The sequence above is a segment of the Esox lucius isolate fEsoLuc1 chromosome 1, fEsoLuc1.pri, whole genome shotgun sequence genome. Coding sequences within it:
- the dixdc1a gene encoding dixin-A isoform X1 codes for the protein MGAKQMKCLSSGSPAHSPKDEYIIAKSIDAPKEAFISAQSEDHTEPGDELTENKSDTEEALSLCGLCPVPMYGGPEEERSWEEQLECNQEQLEKEMQEARRMVFRLQALLLHGSLPEDEQDVSVGFGDSRANAEQQLVLIRSRLDQSMEEVLDLKRELLRHKQEARHLQAIRDALQQRMAVQEAAVLQLKQDLLRCSMAKEELEGENAELKRKLNDRNKLLSEYEQQVGKKDRLLQQQQLKLDEDSHRSSRSDNSGYINSMGPSTGPAFQHTAGEELQLVREALRCLRDGFSGHDPQHHTLDTLEQGVARLMDRLHTLDTRRRQDRGGQYKSPGRRANPTDRDSWPPSSKIAHSHSSPGLDSSVYTKVLYFTDRSLTPFLVNIPKRLGEVTLKDFKAAVDRQGSFRYHFKALDPEFGTVKEEVFQDGALVPGWEGKIVAWVEEDQGERRNWESTNHRGNH
- the pih1d2 gene encoding PIH1 domain-containing protein 2 codes for the protein MSSLGCQVNIAAKDILQPVNQFWSMLDDLSQNDPQSYQMFMKKQMKQGADYFSPPQPDCCICTDLLEPKKGLLYINVCGWNCVPAPVNENKPVPVLGGRLETDTNEGGDSYSVVDVAFSPALLQQAQRDRMEKDQIHLLAMRFIQQQHGVCLSHRYTVSSWKLKGSLEDMHRRLASLKQQYPTTNTVSQTPASLLQQIASLHKEDSDDSTPVTFSTPDKHTSGPVEQSKKNLIQVISSTVTSQPQRPQHQLIVNSDASGHSRSLELSVDLPKVQSIAECHLSISQDDVLLEVLDLYHLHLVLPEAVNEESASATFNKKKQTLRLHVSIL
- the dixdc1a gene encoding dixin-A isoform X2, which translates into the protein MGAKQMKCLSSGSPAHSPKDEYIIAKSIDAPKEAFISAQSEDHTEPGDELTENKSDTEEALSLCGLCPVPMYGGPEEERSWEEQLECNQEQLEKEMQEARRMVFRLQALLLHGSLPEDEQDVSVGFGDSRANAEQQLVLIRSRLDQSMEEVLDLKRELLRHKQEARHLQAIRDALQQRMAVQEAAVLQLKQDLLRCSMAKEELEGENAELKRKLNDRNKLLSEYEQVGKKDRLLQQQQLKLDEDSHRSSRSDNSGYINSMGPSTGPAFQHTAGEELQLVREALRCLRDGFSGHDPQHHTLDTLEQGVARLMDRLHTLDTRRRQDRGGQYKSPGRRANPTDRDSWPPSSKIAHSHSSPGLDSSVYTKVLYFTDRSLTPFLVNIPKRLGEVTLKDFKAAVDRQGSFRYHFKALDPEFGTVKEEVFQDGALVPGWEGKIVAWVEEDQGERRNWESTNHRGNH